One window from the genome of Pieris napi chromosome 12, ilPieNapi1.2, whole genome shotgun sequence encodes:
- the LOC125054276 gene encoding protein hairless: MHIQEGTNTTLTTCTKMTEELDRRHGVNGSKVLNDDPPAQNATPAATGGRLKFFKDGKFILELVRGGERAGWVSVPRKTFWPPAGAPGTPPPPHAAAPCATLSLSDDNSSLHSSPCASHRDHAFKQPAPRRNLSKELAMYYCRPSTLSAALVRAASRLKRRRPHDPAHYDASPDEAKRNGEVADDKTCRGEDVVDAPIETKTKHDKDRWTDLDREKYYHMKLKKPYQYHKLRVYKKRKPTAKRKELSQIVDKLREKVAAFPVLVNAKLANCRQEHVIVSPRKRILREMERVSLEDQATKRRAKTVPTLSTASYPPSPGPSHTPHRAPEPTRAQNGTLPKKETVSKNVSSYSIHSLLSMPEETGTRRSPEAKRSPHSYPPSLKTESPSSVTSPDLSPSPDGYRYRYGLSLDSPGRGAARDSPTPPTGAGVAYRGYAAPGYARAPPTYRGSPGREDWPPYVYGYAYPPLYRAPAAPAPLWMHYAMSPGVPPGAWPPLAHPLLTDHLPKDEPTSDLPLNLSKH; encoded by the exons ATGCATATACAGGAAGGAACGAACACAACTCTGACAACATGTACCAAAATGACAGAAGAATTAGACAGAAGACATGGTGTAAATGGTAGCAAAGTTCTTAATGACGATCCTCCCGCACAGAATGCAACGCCCGCGGCGACGGGTGGCAGGCTTAAGTTCTTCAAAG ATGGAAAATTCATTCTGGAGCTGGTCCGCGGCGGGGAGCGGGCAGGTTGGGTGTCGGTGCCGCGGAAGACGTTCTGGCCTCCCGCTGGAGCACCCGGGACGCCGCCGCCGCCTCACGCCGCTGCGCCTTGCGCCACTCTATCGCTGTCCGACGACAACTCGTCGTTACATTCGTCGCCCTGCGCCTCACACCGTGATCACGCTTTCAAGCAGCCTGCCCCGCGCCGCAACCTCTCCAAAGAGTTAGCCATGTACTACTGCCGGCCTTCCACCCTATCCGCCGCTCTCGTTCGCGCCGCCTCGCGCCTAAAGCGCCGTCGCCCTCATGATCCCGCCCATTACGATGCTTCGCCCGACGAGGCTAAACGGAACGGCGAAGTCGCCGACGATAAGACCTGCAGAGGGGAGGACGTCGTCGACGCCCCGATCGAAACGAAAACGAAACACGACAAAGATCGGTGGACGGATTTAGATcgagaaaaatattatcatatgAAACTCAAGAAACCGTATCAGTATCATAAGTTAAGGGTTTACAAAAAGAGGAAACCGACCGCTAAAAGAAAGGAGCTATCGCAAATCGTAGACAAGCTCCGGGAGAAAGTCGCGGCGTTTCCGGTCCTCGTGAATGCGAAATTGGCGAACTGTCGCCAAGAGCATGTGATAGTGTCGCCTCGGAAGCGAATTCTTAGGGAAATGGAAAGAGTTAGTCTCGAGGACCAGGCGACAAAGAGGCGGGCCAAGACCGTGCCGACGCTGAGTACGGCGTCGTACCCGCCGTCGCCGGGGCCCAGCCACACGCCGCACCGCGCGCCTGAGCCGACGCGCGCGCAGAACGGCACACTGCCAAAGAAGGAGACGGTGTCCAAAAACGTGAGCAGTTACAGCATACACTCCTTGCTGAGCATGCCGGAAGAGACCGGCACGCGGCGTTCGCCGGAGGCGAAGAGGTCTCCCCACTCGTATCCGCCATCGTTGAAGACGGAGTCTCCGTCGAGCGTGACCTCCCCGGACCTGAGTCCCAGTCCCGACGGGTATCGGTACAGGTATGGGCTATCATTGGACTCGCCCGGACGCGGGGCGGCTCGGGATTCACCGACGCCGCCGACGGGGGCGGGTGTGGCATATCGCGGGTACGCGGCACCCGGCTACGCAAGGGCGCCGCCGACGTACCGCGGTTCGCCGGGACGAGAGGACTGGCCTCCCTACGTGTACGGTTACGCCTACCCGCCCCTGTACCGGGCCCCCGCTGCGCCTGCGCCGCTGTGGATGCACTATGCGATGTCGCCCGGCGTCCCTCCTGGCGCCTGGCCACCGCTCGCCCATCCCTTGCTCACGGATCACCTACCTAAAGACGAACCCACTTCAG ATTTGCCATTGAACCTGTCGAAGCACTGA